ATAATTATGGTCCTTTAGTACTAGTTTGTCTGCCCAAATTATTGGCTAAATCACGGTAGTTAAAGAAGTCTCGTGCGTGCATTCACTCATTCTATTATCAAATTGTAAATTAGCTATTTTTAAAGGCGATGGTTTATAGCTACAACTAAGCGCGCCTACTTTTACGTACAACAAGAGTATGGTTCTCGTTTTTATCCATtaacataaaaaacaaaacaaaaaaccaacaaacctCTTaattataaggaaaaaaaaaaggaaattatgaATAAAGGAATATAGGAAGGATCATAGGAATCGGATTCTTAATCTCACCcttgacacaaattaaaagAACTTAACAAATCATTAGCTTCCGGGAGGCAACTCATTAAcgtttaattaaatattttaatacatgataaaatatataagattCTACTTGCACGACGCTAATTATTCGGctcttgaaatattttctaaATCTGCATTGATTAGCTGTGATGTCCTATATGTAAAGACAGCATAAGGTGGATTAGGTGGATTATAAGCGCCCATGTTATCTGAGGCAAAAACCTGCAAacttatatttaaataaaaactctATAGATCATCTCATGAGCAACACACACATGCAGTCCTCTTGTGTACGGGCTGTACGTACAAACCTCTTGACCTAAACTTGTCCAATTActgaaaatattttgtcgtAAAAAAGAGGGTTAGTcttaatatatgtttataaaccctaaaccctatttatatatacaagttAAGTATAAATATATTGCAAGAGGGTCTCATCCTTGCCCCCAGAAAGGCCAACAGAGATCTTAGATCCGATCGAGTGGTTTCCCTAACAAAACACATTCATAGCAGAGCAAcacaaaacataaattttcATGTCTCGTGGTCTATCTATTGCAGTGTAAGATTCCCCATCCTCTGTCCAATCCTGCTAGAGAGATCAGATGACAGAGATGATGACTGAACGAATGCTTCTATGTGGTCGAATCAAAttgactttattttttattttttgttgtctgTATTTTCCagagtttattttcctttccatGATTGGCTTTCCAGGAAACTATCTCGTGAAGAAATTAAAGGAGCATGGAAGAAGCACTGAGACAGTGATGATAAATGGGGAGTGGGTTCTGCATTGTGTAGACAAACAAGTTGTGGGTCTGTAGGGTTCTTGGTTGGATGCTACGCATCCTTGGAAGGGGACATGGTATGTGTGGCGTGGTAACTTCAACATTGTACCATGTCTTCTTTGTCTCCCTTTCTAGTCTAAAAAGTTCgaataagaaaaatgacaagaaTCTATAATGTTTGTGCATGCATGTATTCATAAGCGGCTAGAAAATGTGGAGTATGGAGTGGTTTTGTGCCCATATATTGTTTTCCTCTTTGATGAGAGTCGTTCTACTTTCTTCCTTCCACACATCACGAACCACGTTGTGAACCATATCTTTGTTATCAGTGAGATGCATATCGGGTGTCTATAAAGTATCCTTCGGCCTCGTTTGGTGGTTTGACTTGGACTAGATTGGAGTTGAGTTCAAACAAGTCCTTATAAGTTCCACTCATCTAGATTATTGATCGTTTTAATAAGTTCAGCCCAGTATATCAAACAACGGCCATGACACTTTTAGCAGTTGGAAGTTTTTTAATAGAGAATGGAAATTGTAGTCCAAAAGTTACTCGCTCATTTCTGAGATTTAAAGCCCACCAAGACTTCGGATAAGAAGTTGGAAACCTAAACTAAACTTGAAAGGTTGGGCTTAACTCCCAACTGAGCCCAATCTCAAGCTGGATAACACTTAGCATTGGGACTATAATTGTACTATTCATTTTGGATTACGATGAGATAGGACTTTCTTATCGAAAAGCCCAATCGTGCAAAAGTCGGTCTATTTTCCCGTAGCGTATAAATTGTCATCGTCGGTCGTGAACTTCTGTTAGCCTTTCGTCTACAGTTTCCAAATTCTCAGCAAAAACCTAACCAAATTCTAGTTCCAGATGGGCAATTCTTGCTTTGGCCTTTTTACCTGCATAGACCAAGCAAGCGTAGGCGTCTTGGAGAGGTGGGGTCGGTTCGAGAAGCTGGCCGAACCCGGTTTCCATCTCCTGAACCCGTGCGCTGGTCAATGGGTCGCCGGTGTCCTCTCCACCAGGATTTCCTCTCTCGATGTCCGCATCGAGACCAAAACCAAGGTCTGtttcaaattcataaagaaaatgcaagaattggagtaattttatatatatgtattttattagTGATTGAATGTTTGTACAATTTGGCAGGATAATGTGTTTGTGCAATTAGTGTGTTCCATTCAATACCGGGTGGTGAGAGAGAATGCTGATGATGCTTTTTATGAGTTGCAAAACCCCAAAGAGCAGATTCAAGCTTATGTCTTTGATGGTAAGTCGTAATaaccattttgttttattagtttttaatttttatttagttaCATATGATGAGGAGGGATCGTGTGTTGGCTTGTTTTTTGTGTAGTGGTTAGAGCTCTGGTGCCGAGAATGACATTGGATGACCTCTTTGAACAGAAGGGTGAGGTTGCTAAAGCTGTCTTGGAGGAACTTGAGAAGGTAACCAGATTCTTGGATGTCTTTCGTATTTTTAGGGTTCTTAAATATTTTGGTTTCTCAGGCCTGTGCATTGGTTTATCATAACATATGACATTATGAGATGAAGTGTTTACTGTATGATTCTTATTATCTTATCATCGCAATGCTCAATGAGTTGTTCTTGAATTAGGTTTGGTTATTGTGGTTGCTTCTTACTCGTTTGTTTCAGACAAAATTTTGTTGATCTATTCTTTAgttccttacaaaaaaattcattctaTGTGGTTTATTAAATCTTATGCTGAAATTTCTGATCAGGTTATGAGAGAATATGGATACAGCATAGAGCACATACTGATGGTTGACATCATACCGGATGCCTCTGTGCGCAAGGCAATGAATGAGATTAATGCAGGtaatttgtcttttttctttttttggtaatcTTAAACCTGGACGTTGTTTCGATTTGTATCTGCAGTAGGAAGGCACATTTGGGGACTTGTTATATTGTAGGACTAAAAGTTTTTATTAGCCCAAGTCTTGTAAACAAGCTTTTGGGAATGTGTTATAGATAGGCTAGATAACCTTTTAGACAAATCAAGGGTTTGAATGACTGTTATAAAGTAATCGTCCTCActtcccaaaagaaaaacaaaacaatgacAGCAACAATAGTACTAACTCCTGATTGCGCATAATACTGAGAAATCTCTCAGTCTACTTGAAGAAGCCTGTTAAGGGATGGCAACTAGCCATTAGGCTCTTGCTTTTGCGATAAAAGAGATTTTATCCTATGTGCTATGGTTTACTGAGTTATGTCTCTTctgttttcaaatttgttatATAACAGTTATTTTGTGACTCCAGGAGTTTATATGTTCTTGACTAGTTATTCTTGATGACATCTAGCTCATAATGCTTAGTTTCTGTTGTTATGCTAGGCCATAAATCAACTTTGGGCTTGATTCATTCTACTTCTGTATATGTTAAAGTGGCCAAACTTAGTTTTATTATctgattgaataaaaaatgtaAAGATATAACATTGCTTCTCTTAACTTTGGACCATTATAAACCACGACTCAATGTCATCTTAAAAACTCTACCTATTTGTTATATATCTCCACTTAGTTCCAAAAGTCAATGAACTGCTGCAGTCTTTATATTTGTTAAGGGCTGGTAATTAAGGGAGTCTAGCCTATATGCTTGTGTTTGTTACTGAAAAATCAAGCATCTGTAATGCAGCTCAAAGGCTCCAGCTTGCTAATGTATACAAAGGAGAGGCAGAGAAGGTGCTTCAGGTGAAAAGGGCAGAAGCTGAAGCTGAGGCCAAGTACCTTGGAGGAGTTGGTGTTGCCAGGCAGAGGCAGGCAATCACTGATGGGTTAAGAGAGAACATCTTGAATTTCTCAGGCAAAGTGGAAGGAACCTCAGCAAAGGAGGTGATGGATCTGATCATGATCACTCAGTACTTTGACACAATTAAAGACCTTGGCAACAACTCAAAGAACACTACTGTTTTTATACCCCATGGTCCTGGTCACGTCAGAGACATCGGTGATCAGATACGCAATGGACAACTGGAGGCAGCTAGTGCTCAAGTAAATGGCGAGTAAATATACCCTGTTGTTTATACGATCCTGATCTCAATACTTTTTTGTTGAATTCAAAATGACACGAACAGGTTAGGGTCTTTATATAGAACATAGTTATGCAATCCCATATGTTTAACTTTAGTGcatttgtttttgcatttatttttttttaacatgcAGAGCATGGTGTGCTTAACCCGTGCAGATGATGTATCTATGTAAAGAAATAGTAATGCAGCCCAATATACACAGGTCTGGTTTGAATAAAAGTTTTTACTATTGATCAAGGATGCTGTGTTTGAGTTATgaattgtttaaattatgGCCCATTAGAAAGCTTTGCCTCCCAGGGAATATTATGGACTTGCCTGGGTCATTGGGTTAGGGCACCCAAAGGCCCAAATTGGATATTGGTCGTATAGGCGAATAAGGCAATGTTGAGGGAAAATGTTGATGGGTGTGTTGAAGGGTTCAATCCAGCCATTCAATAATAGCTCTGCAATTAATCGGATGTCTTGGTCAATTAATTGGATGAAATTGTGTTGGAAAAATGGGTGGCATTTACCAATAGGACCGTCCATGACTAGTCTAGATTGTAGACCTTACTTAGCTTAAAACCTAatagttttggattcaaatgtTGTGCTCAATGTGGATGTTTACCCCTCCCTAGCCcacaagcaaagaaaaaaggcaAACCTAACGGTTATAATCATTCAACCTACTGATTTTAGAAGCCTTGGCTTTAAACGTGGACCAATGTGAAAAACCTGTCTGCCCAAAAATAAAGTAGAATAATATGTTTTTGGTGGCCAACTTTAAAGTCGTACAAAAATGTAATCATAAAATTAGAGGAGGAATATTAGAGGAGAGTGTATAAAGGGGGTTTTGGTAATGATCATGTATCATGACTATTTTATGAGATAATTGGAGATTTGATGGCTGCactaatttgttttcttcgttTGGGTGGTATTTACTGAATCACAAGAATTATAATGACTGCTACAGGTGAGGCTGGTCATATGGATTATTCTAACTTTATGGCTGGATGAATCACAATCCAGTTCTATTCATTGGGAAGGCAAAAAACAAATCAGTCTTAATAAGATACAGAACCGGTGGTTTTAGTATgaactcttttattttaaacaatAATGGGAAGCCGAaaagatatttttttggttcgaGTTATATTTTCTAATTCATGGGAGATGAGAGATTCGAATTTGAGTGAGATTTTTTCCATcattgaaaagagaaatatcatGAAACGAAGCTTATCAATGGGTTATTTTAGGTTTTGCCTTGGATACAaatttttgttgatattttggttttccaAACGACAAGAAAAAGTTTTCATTCTCTATAGGGGCCGCTTTCATGAGTTACCAATTTAGTCACGGATTGGGAGGAAAAAAACTACATCGATAGGCCTTTTGTAAAAAAAGTCATTTGAAAAGGGGCCAAAATGCACCCGAACAAACTAGAATACCATGTGAAAAAAATAGTAATACAATTCAAGGAGACTAGCTAGCAAGACAAGTCTAGGACTGAGTTCCGAAGCACATCCaagcattttcatttttttcatttcgaGTAATGCTAGCATCAATTGCCCAAGCGCCATGTATCAATCACTCAAAGTTAGAGCCTAGCATTTCTCTTATCTTCTGGTACATGTCTTTGCAGGTCATGAATTACATGACCATAAATTTCACCTCAGGTCAATTTTAAGTATTGGATGATATGGGCAGCATAATTTTAGTCAGAGTCTATTCAATTGGTTAGACTTGTGATAAAGTGGATAGCTCAGTCATTATAATCAAAACTCAAGGGCCACAACTTTTAGGTGCTTGCTGGCTCAGTGGTTAGAGATACTACAATTTGTGAATCAAAATTGATTAGAGTACTATCATTGTCATAATAACAAATCATATATATGGTTGAAGTTCATGTGGTTGAAATCATAGAGAGGCACAGTATTTATAtaccaaataaagaaaacaccAAGGCTAGAACATATAATCCTTTCCCTACCCCACCATCAATGGCCAATTTAACCCTTTACTTTCACCAAGCCATGTGCAAAACCCACAACATTTTTCAATTATCAACTACAAAAAAGACTACTTGGATTAAGAAATGATCTGTATCTCTGCATAAATCGAAATTCAATGATCAGTATTATATTATGATGACCAAGTTTCTCACTTTTCTGTGTGAGCTTTCTCAATTATTGAtgaaccacaacaaaatgtaacacaaacaaagaaagaaaactctTCTTGTTTCCTGATGAAAGTAAGGTaccaaaaatacaataaatacaAGGCAAAGAAGGGCCACAATCAATAAATACCTACCAAAATTCATATCAACTCACCTCATGTACACGGATTGGATCATAGGGggttcaaaaattcaaaaacaatcAAGAGCAGTATTAAGTGGAAAGATAAAAAGAGAGGGGAGATGAGATATAAAGAAAGCTAATTATGGAGGAGCATTGAAAGTGTGAAGATTCTTGTAGAAAAGAGTGTTGTCCTATACTAATCATTCTATCTACTTTACCTTTAACAAACACATGAGTGGAGTGAACAATGAATCCCATACTATACAAGTGAAAAAAGTGCTTCCCTTTCCCTTCTAGTTGGTGAGCAGTCAGTATTGCCTGGCCTTGCCGACAGGATCCGCTAAATTGAGTAGCAAACCAAAATCAATGGTAAAATTAGCAGAAACTACTCCTCCACTAACTACACTCAACCATAAAGTGAAAACCCTGCTTCATTTACATACCAACTTGGTATTTTCCACATTTTTCTGCTCATTCAAACtactttttgaaaaaactcAACTAAGTTTACAATTTGAAACTGCATCATCAAGTGTAATACttctccaaaacttggaacaCTTCTGTTTTTGTACATCTCCCATGTATCATTATTTCCTATAATTCACGAAAAGCATGAGTAATTAAATTTGAATGTATCACCTGCTAGAGCCAAGAACCAGGTTGCCTGAATCCACTTTGCAGAATTCtgcaaacaaatatattaatgtgtatatgtatgtacataGTGAATAGAATAGAATGTACATGTTCTCTCACTTTCAAGCTATTACAACAAGGCTAGGCTCTCTCACCAGTTCAACCACTAATGAAATACATGTGTATATACACACAGCTCATATCAGTTCCCTGCAGAAAGAAAGATCTTGTATTAGGTTAACAGCTAGTGTAAATCTTTCAGCAGAAACTCAAATatgatttgtattttaaagttggcaattttcataaaatatgGGCCCTGGTGGAGCCATTGTTAAAAGGGGATGGGGATTAAGTGTATAAGTAACAAGTGAAATAATAATGTAAAATATAACATCACCACCAGTAAAACCACCAACCTATTTTTTGTAGTCAACATTACTAGCCGAGATTTACATGCAAATTCAGTTCAAGTTCGTTGCAATATCCCTTTCAGCCATCTTATGCACCTCCTCTTGGCGACAACCCTCCTTGCTTCCATTTTGCTCAAGACTTTTTAGCAATCATGGCAGGCCTAACTGATAACTGTGCAAAACTTAAATCTTCAACGTTGAGAAATGAAGTTTGTAAGGGCCCAGTTGGAGATTAAGAATTGGAATGtttaaaagtttaaactaCAAGTTACCGAAGATGATGGGAAATAACTGAgtacaaaattcaaaacatatCAATAAATGCacaaacagagagaaaaacaaagatagAGACACATAGacatacagagagagagagagagagagagagagagagagaagaatgaTGGGAAATAAGGCCCCTTATACCTTACTTTTTGTTGACCATGACAACTAAAGCACTGAGATGGATTCCCACTTCTCATGGTGGGCTCTTCAATTTCAGAAACTGATATACCAGCAGATATGCCTAGTTTAATCCGTGAGAAGTGCGTCTTTGGGTACAAAGATTCGCTCTCATGTTCTTACAAGGTTGACCCATGTGATGACTCAAGCCTGGTTTGCCATCCACACAACCGGTTCAAGCAACCCCATTCTGCAGCAGAAAGGAAGTGTCAAAGATCTCAAACAAATGCCACTTTTGTGTCCCCTAGGAATTtctttctcaagcaaacacaagtTCTATACTAAACCAGGCATGTATGGTGGTCAAACATTAAGTTTTGCTACATAGTTCCATAGTTCTGGTATATAAGTATAATTCGGAAAACAACCTGAGTGCATACGATAGTTATGCATTTCAGGGTTAAGggaaaaacacaaacagacTACCTTAAGCAGTTAAAAGATTGAAAACACTAGATTTGAGCTGAAGTCAGATTAtgaatatttttctaaaaaatgtTAGGATTGTCAAATCAAAACAACTAGAAGATGCACGTTGCCACTTTCTTAACAGTCACGCACAAGAGATTAAATCATGGCAAGACACTGAGGCCACAGCAGTGCTAATTTGGACAGGTTGTACAGTAACATACTTAATCTTGCTCATCAGAACCAATTCTATGTTATTAAGCACAGGTTTGCTATCTTATATGGGTGCTTGTCTATATGTGAAACTTATCTGATTCTGAGATCTTAGGACACCATAAATGGAACTTCCTACGTATCAAATTGTCTTTATAATATAGTTTTCAGCATGGTACTTCACTTGTCTTCAAACACATTTAGCATAGAAGCCAAAATTGGCATCTCTTTGTGAAAACTTAACTCTACCTCATCAGGAAGGCCAATTAAGTCAGAATTTGACTGCATGTTCAGCACATACACAAGCCTTCCTATTTTCCTAAAAGCAGAGAAAACTAACAATTGTACATGAAAGTTTAATGATGGGCACTTCAACCAATGTTAGACTTTGGGTACACTCATTGTTAAGTTGAACTTGTGTAACGAAAAATAACTAAAACAAACATTGAAAGTCGAAAAATTGAGGAACAGGAAGGGCTGGATGTAATGAGCCATCAAATGGCCAAAAATTGGTTTGGCGTTCATTTCTCACATATTCATAACATTATTTATTATGGTAACTCTGATCCACATTATTACTGCAACATCTAGGCATCACTTCAACAATGGTGCTCCCATCCCATGTCGATTTTCTACTAAACTTTCATATActtctttcattttccctCATCTTCTGAGTCAGACAAACTAGCATGCATATATGTCCATTTCACTGtccaaattgttttgatgtaATTATGTTGGGCATCCTGCAACATTGTTTTAACACTAAAACCACTATAGACATCATTAATGCATAAACTgtcaagaagagaaaaagttaAATTTGCACACTAGTCCATATACagccaaatattttttttccgaaAACTCATCTAATTCTCTAAATATTAGATTAGGAGCTAAACTAGGAGCAATAAAATAGAAGGTGTTAAATAGGAGGACTGATTCAAATTTACAATCGAGCTTcttaccaaaagaaaattacaatcaAGCCAACAAAGTAAACATCTCATGCACAAGGAGGAGAACAACAACCAACAATTAACATTAACAATGGAAAAagctttccattttctttttttatgattataatgaagaaagttttggattttgatgGACACCATATTAAACAAAGAGTGATATATATCTCAAATTACTCTTAAAAGATGTTACAACATATATTCAATCATTTTCCTGGACCACTTTTATGATTATAAAGATGAAAGGGCTTCTTCTTTACAAAGTACAAACCCAAGAAACtcacaatcatattatggcaAGAGATTGACTATTTCAGTAGAATCATGAAGATATGCCAGTTCCAGTAATACAATGTTCAAAATTCCTCCACATTATCCTTCCCTCCCAGCAATAtcgctgaattttttttaactagACATGAagtataaaaagaagaaaaaagaaaaaggaaagaattcaATAAATCCTACAATTACAGAATCCTAGAGgagtcaaaaagaaaaacattacaCTGTGGGTGCATCCGAAAAGACCTCAGTCAGCATGTCATCCTCAACGTCTGCAGTTGCAAACAGCTCTgcttccttttcttcctcatTAGAGAGATCCCTTCTTTCAAGTTTGGCATGAGCTGCAATGAATATCATCTTCTGTACCCTTTCCAGGCCTACCCTTGAGTGCCTATGTACACACATCCATTTCATGAAAGACCAATTGCACTTAAATCCACATGAGGTTGCATGGAGGAAGATAAGTCTCACTGCAACTCTCCCCAGTGTCTTTAACTCACTTAGACAAGTTTCCCACACAAGTCTACTGCTCTGCGGGTTTGCCATTTTCATCTTTCCAGTTACAGGATCTCGCTGTTTAACCTGAACAGCCTGAGCATAAAGCGGGTCCATTCCTTCTGTTCTCCATTTCATGAGCTCCATTAATGCAACATGAGCTTCTTCCCTGGAAACCAACCTGGTAATGAGCTTATCTACATCCTTCTCCTGCTCATGCGTCAAGAACTTGAATGGTGGAAGGTACTTTCCACTAGTGTCCCTCATCAAGTATTGTGGGTCAAGTATAAATGCAGCTGACCATGCTGGGTGGTAGTTCTTTCTGAATCGTTTTTCAACTACTTTCTCAATTGGTCCTTCAGCAATGCTGAACTTGGCACACCAATCCTTTACTTTTGTTCTCAACTCTTCCCAAAGGGGGAGGCATCGCCCAATTAATGGCCTCTCAGCCTCAATCTCCTGAGCCATCCCTCTGATTAGCTTAACTAGTGAATAAACTGCCTCTAATTCATTCCAAAATCCTTCactttgaatcatccctcCAACTTCCTTGGCAATTGGATCTTCCACACATATAACCTTATAGCAATCATCCAAGACGACCATTTGGAGTATGCGGGCACAGCTCAATATATCCTCCAGCATTGCATAAACAGGTGCAAAGTTCTTTGAAGTATCA
Above is a window of Prunus persica cultivar Lovell chromosome G2, Prunus_persica_NCBIv2, whole genome shotgun sequence DNA encoding:
- the LOC18787654 gene encoding hypersensitive-induced response protein 4 produces the protein MGNSCFGLFTCIDQASVGVLERWGRFEKLAEPGFHLLNPCAGQWVAGVLSTRISSLDVRIETKTKDNVFVQLVCSIQYRVVRENADDAFYELQNPKEQIQAYVFDVVRALVPRMTLDDLFEQKGEVAKAVLEELEKVMREYGYSIEHILMVDIIPDASVRKAMNEINAAQRLQLANVYKGEAEKVLQVKRAEAEAEAKYLGGVGVARQRQAITDGLRENILNFSGKVEGTSAKEVMDLIMITQYFDTIKDLGNNSKNTTVFIPHGPGHVRDIGDQIRNGQLEAASAQVNGE